A region of Mammaliicoccus sp. Dog046 DNA encodes the following proteins:
- the prfA gene encoding peptide chain release factor 1, producing the protein MFDQLEIVENRYEQLNELLSDPDVVSDTNKLRQYSKEQSDLQKTVDVYRTYKSVKGDIEDAKLMLDETSDREEQDMLKEEINSLTKRVPELESELKLLLIPKDPNDEKNVIMEIRGAAGGDEAAIFAGDLFRMYSRFAEAHGYKIDVVEENISDHGGYKEVSFSIQGNGAYSKLKYENGAHRVQRVPETESGGRIHTSTATVAVLPEAEDVEIDIRSEDLRIETYRSSGSGGQHVNTTDSAVRITHIPTGIVATSSEKSQIKNREKAFNVLKARVYDMMVREENAKYAEKRKSAVGTGDRSERIRTYNYPQNRVTDHRIGLTLQKLDQIMEGKVDEIIDALTMHEQTEKLEELNNGQL; encoded by the coding sequence ATGTTTGATCAATTAGAAATTGTTGAAAATAGATATGAACAATTAAATGAATTGTTAAGTGACCCGGATGTTGTTTCAGATACGAACAAGCTAAGACAATATTCAAAAGAACAATCTGATTTACAAAAGACTGTAGACGTTTACCGTACTTATAAATCAGTAAAAGGTGACATTGAAGATGCTAAATTAATGTTAGATGAAACATCTGATAGAGAAGAACAAGATATGTTGAAAGAAGAAATCAACAGTTTAACAAAACGTGTTCCAGAATTAGAATCTGAATTGAAATTATTATTAATACCGAAAGATCCTAACGACGAGAAAAACGTTATTATGGAAATTCGTGGTGCAGCTGGTGGAGATGAAGCGGCTATATTCGCGGGTGACTTATTTAGAATGTATTCAAGATTTGCTGAGGCACATGGTTATAAAATTGATGTTGTCGAAGAAAATATTAGCGACCACGGTGGATATAAAGAAGTCAGTTTCTCAATTCAAGGTAATGGCGCATATAGTAAATTAAAATATGAAAATGGTGCGCACCGCGTACAACGTGTTCCTGAAACAGAATCAGGTGGTAGAATACACACGTCTACAGCGACTGTAGCAGTATTACCAGAAGCAGAAGATGTTGAAATTGATATTAGATCTGAAGACTTAAGAATTGAAACATATCGTTCAAGTGGTTCTGGTGGTCAGCACGTCAATACAACAGATTCAGCTGTACGTATTACGCATATACCAACAGGCATTGTTGCAACTTCTTCTGAAAAATCACAAATTAAAAACAGAGAAAAAGCATTTAACGTCTTAAAAGCCAGAGTGTATGACATGATGGTAAGAGAAGAAAATGCTAAATATGCAGAAAAGAGGAAATCTGCAGTTGGAACAGGGGACCGTTCAGAACGTATTAGAACTTATAACTATCCTCAAAATAGAGTCACTGACCACCGTATTGGTTTAACTTTACAAAAATTAGATCAAATTATGGAAGGTAAAGTAGATGAAATTATTGATGCATTAACGATGCATGAACAAACAGAAAAACTGGAAGAACTTAATAATGGCCAATTATAA
- the prmC gene encoding peptide chain release factor N(5)-glutamine methyltransferase, whose protein sequence is MANYNFHQLLKETYDELSARGLETSRADWLLADISGMTRTEVILKYRDTVPDEILTQFLKDRERMYKGEPVQYIVGFAEFYGRNFNVTQHVLIPRPETEELVYQTMQSLNSDSKTVCDIGTGTGAIAISLKKERPELNVIATDISIDALQIAQQNAKKHEAEIEFLHGRSLEPLIHNNIKVDVLVSNPPYIADEERTEMSSTVLDYEPHTALFANDAGLAIYKEILRDLEKVVNTNGIVIFEIGHLQGEILKTYIREHYQVEDLQVIKDINQNNRMIQFIWKH, encoded by the coding sequence ATGGCCAATTATAATTTTCATCAATTACTGAAGGAAACTTATGATGAACTATCAGCACGAGGGTTAGAAACCTCTCGTGCTGATTGGTTATTAGCAGATATTTCAGGTATGACTAGAACGGAAGTTATTTTAAAGTATCGCGATACTGTTCCTGATGAAATTTTAACGCAATTTTTAAAGGATAGAGAACGTATGTACAAAGGTGAACCTGTACAATATATTGTTGGGTTTGCTGAGTTTTACGGCAGAAACTTTAATGTGACTCAACATGTGTTAATACCACGCCCTGAAACAGAAGAACTTGTATACCAAACGATGCAATCATTGAATAGCGACAGCAAGACTGTATGCGATATTGGAACTGGGACAGGCGCAATTGCAATTTCATTAAAAAAAGAAAGACCAGAACTTAATGTTATTGCAACGGATATTAGTATAGATGCACTTCAAATCGCACAGCAAAATGCTAAAAAACACGAAGCTGAGATTGAATTTTTACATGGGCGATCATTAGAACCATTGATTCACAATAATATTAAAGTTGATGTGCTTGTTTCTAATCCACCATATATAGCTGATGAAGAACGTACGGAAATGTCGTCAACTGTGTTGGACTATGAACCACATACGGCATTGTTTGCAAATGATGCAGGTCTAGCAATTTATAAAGAAATATTGCGTGATTTAGAAAAAGTTGTGAATACAAACGGGATCGTTATTTTTGAAATAGGACATCTTCAAGGTGAAATATTAAAAACTTATATTCGTGAGCATTATCAAGTAGAAGATTTGCAAGTGATCAAAGATATAAATCAAAACAATCGTATGATACAATTTATTTGGAAACATTAA
- a CDS encoding L-threonylcarbamoyladenylate synthase, translated as MQTFTWDVRKYVNNLQSYPQIQEIIDGFHQDELIALPTETVYGLGANARSDEAVKNIYVAKGRPSDNPLIVHIHDKAQLKNFTQNISTETEVLMDAFWPGPISFIVPYQTGYLTDRVTGGLNSVAVRMPSHSVGREVLKLVDLPIAAPSANLSGRPSPTKFEHVKHDLNQRIFGIIQAEDIDEGIESTVIDCTTYPFKIARPGSITADMINDVLPGSIVDMKLDMEKPIAPGMKYKHYAPSQPVVLIEGGLTKPIQVTHSEIHRIAVIGPKSIEAFIPEKMKFIPLGKHENDIKGAHHDLYDALRIADQFTDIDQIYINGYVRNASTMALMNRIDKASGHNIKGEEEL; from the coding sequence TTGCAAACATTCACATGGGATGTGCGTAAGTATGTTAACAACTTACAAAGTTATCCACAAATCCAAGAAATCATTGATGGTTTTCATCAAGATGAACTCATTGCATTACCAACAGAAACAGTATATGGACTGGGTGCAAATGCAAGAAGTGATGAAGCTGTTAAAAATATATATGTAGCAAAAGGGAGACCGTCAGACAATCCTTTAATTGTACATATACATGACAAAGCGCAATTAAAGAATTTTACGCAAAATATATCAACAGAAACAGAAGTATTGATGGATGCATTTTGGCCAGGTCCGATTTCATTCATCGTGCCTTATCAAACGGGATATTTAACTGATCGCGTGACAGGTGGACTCAATTCTGTTGCTGTACGTATGCCAAGTCATTCAGTTGGTAGAGAAGTGCTGAAGTTAGTCGATTTACCAATCGCTGCACCAAGTGCAAATTTAAGCGGACGTCCTTCACCGACTAAATTCGAACATGTTAAACACGATTTGAATCAAAGAATTTTTGGCATTATCCAAGCTGAAGATATTGATGAAGGAATTGAAAGTACAGTAATTGACTGCACGACTTATCCGTTTAAAATAGCGAGACCCGGTTCTATAACCGCTGATATGATTAATGATGTGCTACCTGGTAGTATTGTTGATATGAAGTTAGATATGGAAAAACCGATTGCACCTGGTATGAAATATAAACATTATGCGCCTTCACAACCTGTGGTATTAATTGAAGGTGGCTTAACAAAGCCGATTCAAGTGACGCATTCTGAAATTCATAGAATAGCTGTCATCGGTCCTAAAAGTATCGAAGCGTTTATACCAGAAAAGATGAAATTCATTCCATTAGGCAAACATGAAAATGACATTAAAGGTGCCCATCATGATTTATATGACGCATTAAGAATTGCCGATCAATTTACTGATATCGATCAAATATATATTAATGGTTATGTAAGAAACGCAAGTACAATGGCGTTAATGAATAGAATAGATAAGGCAAGTGGGCATAATATAAAAGGAGAAGAAGAGTTGTGA
- a CDS encoding low molecular weight protein arginine phosphatase, with translation MKIIFVCTGNTCRSPLAEAIAKDIKPHYDIQSRGISAYNGSPISAQSLEIIFENNLPVPSTAKQFEARDLDADLILTMTESHKMMLQMQYNHDNIYTLKQYVKGEQGDVSDPFGQPQYVYQETYQELRTLIVELLQSS, from the coding sequence GTGAAAATAATCTTTGTATGCACAGGCAATACGTGCAGAAGCCCTTTGGCAGAAGCAATTGCTAAAGATATTAAACCACATTATGATATACAATCTAGAGGCATATCAGCATATAATGGTTCACCTATTTCAGCGCAATCGTTGGAAATTATTTTTGAGAATAATTTACCTGTTCCAAGTACAGCAAAACAATTTGAAGCAAGAGACCTTGATGCCGATTTAATATTAACAATGACTGAATCACATAAGATGATGCTTCAAATGCAGTATAATCATGACAATATTTATACATTAAAACAGTATGTTAAAGGTGAACAAGGTGATGTGTCGGATCCGTTTGGACAGCCTCAATACGTGTATCAAGAAACTTACCAAGAACTTAGAACACTCATTGTTGAATTATTACAGAGTAGTTAA
- the rpiB gene encoding ribose 5-phosphate isomerase B, whose product MKVAIAADHGGFEYKESIKRLLDEMNIEYKDFGTHDGKSVDYPDYARPVSESVVDGSFDKGILICGTGIGMSIASNKVKGVRCALVHDVFTAEVTRQHNDSNVLAMGQRVIGEGLALLIVRTWLTSEFEGGRHQKRIDKIEGGCS is encoded by the coding sequence ATGAAAGTAGCTATTGCAGCAGATCATGGTGGCTTTGAATATAAAGAATCAATCAAGCGTTTACTTGATGAAATGAACATAGAATATAAAGACTTTGGTACACATGATGGAAAGTCAGTTGATTATCCAGATTATGCAAGACCAGTATCTGAAAGTGTTGTTGATGGTTCGTTTGATAAAGGAATTTTGATTTGTGGAACCGGAATTGGTATGTCTATCGCCTCAAACAAAGTAAAAGGGGTACGTTGTGCACTTGTACACGATGTATTTACGGCTGAGGTGACGAGACAACATAACGATTCCAATGTATTAGCAATGGGTCAACGTGTTATAGGCGAAGGTTTAGCACTTCTCATCGTCAGAACTTGGTTGACAAGTGAATTCGAAGGCGGAAGACATCAAAAACGTATAGATAAGATTGAAGGCGGTTGTTCATGA
- a CDS encoding TIGR01440 family protein, with amino-acid sequence MKSQLIDLMNELQSISFFNANERCIIGCSTSEIQGSKIGSNGSLEIARTLYETLETIHNETGVHFAFQGCEHINRAITIERECFNPDTMTEVSVVPQASAGGSLSTYAYQHMKDPVVIEHIQCDKGIDIGQTLIGMHMKHVAVPVSVETKCIGEAIVTIAKSRPKLIGGARAKY; translated from the coding sequence ATGAAATCTCAACTAATAGATTTAATGAATGAGTTGCAGTCAATCTCATTTTTCAATGCGAATGAACGATGCATCATTGGTTGTTCAACTTCAGAAATTCAAGGATCGAAGATAGGTTCGAATGGTTCTCTTGAAATTGCACGTACTTTATATGAAACACTTGAAACGATACATAACGAAACAGGTGTTCATTTTGCGTTTCAAGGTTGTGAGCATATTAATCGTGCGATAACGATAGAACGCGAATGCTTTAATCCTGATACAATGACTGAAGTTTCCGTTGTGCCTCAAGCGAGTGCAGGAGGTAGCTTGTCAACGTATGCATATCAGCACATGAAAGATCCAGTTGTTATAGAGCACATTCAATGTGATAAAGGCATTGATATTGGTCAGACGCTGATTGGTATGCATATGAAGCACGTCGCAGTACCGGTATCTGTTGAGACAAAGTGTATCGGAGAAGCTATTGTTACTATAGCTAAAAGTCGCCCCAAGTTAATTGGTGGTGCAAGAGCAAAGTATTAA
- the glyA gene encoding serine hydroxymethyltransferase: MSLIKKQDEELFKAMEKEFDRQNNNIELIASENFVSETVMEAQGSVLTNKYAEGYPGRRYYGGCEYVDIVEDLARDRAKEIFGGDHVNVQPHSGSQANMAVYFVALEPGDTVLGMNLSHGGHLTHGAKVNFSGKLYNFVEYGVSKENEQIDYDEILKVAKEAQPKLIVAGASAYPRQIDFKRFKEIADEVGAKLMVDMAHIAGLVAAGLHQNPVEYADFVTTTTHKTLRGPRGGMIFCKEEYAKEIDKTIFPGIQGGPLMHVIAGKAVSFGEALQPEFKEYQKQVIKNAQKLSSTLEEEGLRIVSGGTDNHLICVDVKGSLGITGKLAENALDEVGITCNKNTIPFDQEKPFVTSGIRLGTPAVTSRGFNEEAIEEVGRIIALVLKNPEDEATLKEAHERVLSLTSKFPLYNK, from the coding sequence ATGTCATTAATTAAAAAGCAAGACGAAGAACTTTTCAAAGCAATGGAGAAAGAGTTTGATAGACAGAATAATAATATTGAACTGATCGCATCAGAGAATTTTGTATCTGAAACAGTAATGGAAGCTCAAGGTTCTGTATTAACAAACAAATATGCAGAAGGTTACCCTGGTCGTCGTTATTATGGTGGCTGTGAATATGTTGATATCGTTGAAGATTTAGCAAGAGATAGAGCTAAAGAAATTTTTGGTGGAGATCACGTAAATGTACAACCTCATTCAGGATCACAAGCAAATATGGCTGTTTACTTTGTAGCCTTAGAACCTGGTGATACTGTACTTGGAATGAACTTAAGTCATGGTGGGCATTTAACACATGGTGCAAAAGTTAACTTCAGTGGAAAGCTATATAACTTCGTTGAATATGGTGTTTCTAAAGAAAATGAACAAATTGATTATGATGAAATCTTGAAAGTTGCTAAAGAAGCACAACCGAAATTAATTGTTGCGGGTGCATCAGCATATCCAAGACAAATTGATTTCAAACGTTTTAAAGAAATAGCAGATGAAGTTGGTGCTAAATTAATGGTAGATATGGCTCATATCGCCGGTTTAGTAGCAGCAGGCTTACATCAAAACCCAGTTGAATATGCTGACTTTGTAACAACAACTACACATAAAACATTAAGAGGACCTAGAGGGGGCATGATTTTCTGTAAAGAAGAGTATGCGAAAGAAATCGACAAAACGATTTTCCCTGGTATTCAAGGTGGTCCATTAATGCATGTAATTGCTGGTAAAGCAGTTTCATTTGGTGAAGCACTACAACCAGAATTTAAGGAATATCAAAAACAAGTAATTAAGAATGCTCAAAAATTATCATCTACTTTAGAAGAAGAAGGTTTACGTATCGTTTCAGGCGGAACGGACAATCACTTAATCTGTGTAGATGTTAAAGGTTCATTAGGAATTACTGGTAAATTGGCTGAAAATGCATTAGATGAAGTCGGTATTACTTGTAATAAGAACACAATACCATTCGATCAAGAAAAACCATTTGTAACAAGTGGTATTCGTCTTGGTACGCCAGCGGTTACTTCTCGCGGATTTAATGAAGAAGCGATTGAAGAAGTGGGTAGAATAATCGCGTTAGTGTTAAAAAATCCAGAAGATGAAGCAACATTAAAAGAAGCGCACGAACGCGTATTATCATTAACTTCTAAGTTCCCACTTTACAACAAATAA
- the upp gene encoding uracil phosphoribosyltransferase — protein sequence MGKVHVFDHPLIQHKLSYIRDQKTGTKEFRELVDEVGMLMAYEVTRDFDTTDVEIETPVTKMKAQRLSGKKLALIPILRAGLGMTDGIMKLVPAARVGHVGLYRDPETLEAVEYFVKLPQDIEEREIIVVDPMLATGASAIEAIQSLKKRGANKIRFMGLIAAPEGVKALQEAHDDVDIYIAALDEKLDDHAYITPGLGDAGDRLFGTK from the coding sequence ATGGGTAAAGTACACGTTTTTGACCATCCATTAATTCAACATAAGTTGAGTTATATACGTGATCAAAAAACTGGCACTAAGGAGTTCAGAGAGCTTGTGGATGAAGTCGGTATGCTTATGGCATACGAAGTTACAAGAGATTTCGATACTACAGATGTTGAAATAGAAACACCTGTAACTAAGATGAAAGCACAACGCTTATCTGGTAAAAAATTAGCACTTATTCCTATATTACGTGCAGGTTTAGGTATGACTGATGGCATAATGAAACTTGTACCAGCTGCTAGAGTTGGTCATGTCGGTTTATATCGCGACCCTGAAACGTTAGAAGCGGTGGAGTATTTTGTTAAATTACCTCAAGATATTGAAGAACGTGAAATTATTGTAGTAGATCCAATGCTTGCCACTGGTGCATCAGCAATCGAAGCGATTCAATCATTAAAGAAACGCGGAGCAAATAAAATACGTTTTATGGGCTTGATTGCTGCACCTGAAGGGGTTAAAGCATTACAAGAGGCACATGATGACGTAGATATATATATTGCAGCATTAGATGAAAAATTAGATGACCATGCATATATAACACCTGGTTTAGGTGATGCAGGAGATCGATTATTCGGCACTAAATAA
- the wecB gene encoding non-hydrolyzing UDP-N-acetylglucosamine 2-epimerase, translating to MKKIMTIFGTRPEAIKMAPLVLELKNDPELQPIVVVTAQHREMLDSVLETFDITPDYDLNIMKQGQTLSEVTSRVLGGLESVIQEAKPDMILVHGDTTTTFAGSLAAFYNEVAIGHVEAGLRTWNKYSPFPEEMNRQMTGVLADLHFSPTEQSKHNLLQENKKDDSIAVTGNTAIDALSTTVTDEYESEIIKRHEGKRIVLLTAHRRENIGKPMENIFKAVRQIVDTFEDVVVVYPMHKNPKVRSIADQILSGHDRIELIEPLEVIDFHNFAANSHLILTDSGGVQEEAPSLGKPVLVLRDTTERPEGVEAGTLKLVGIEEDVIYKETEALLNDQALYEKMSVAQNPYGDGLASKRICENIKYYFGITEEEPAPFKTK from the coding sequence ATGAAGAAAATTATGACGATATTTGGTACGCGACCTGAAGCCATTAAAATGGCACCTTTAGTTTTAGAATTAAAAAATGATCCAGAACTACAACCTATCGTGGTTGTTACAGCACAACATAGAGAAATGCTTGATTCAGTTCTAGAAACATTTGATATTACACCAGACTATGACTTAAACATCATGAAACAAGGGCAAACACTTTCAGAAGTTACATCTAGAGTATTAGGTGGACTTGAAAGTGTCATTCAAGAAGCGAAACCAGATATGATATTGGTACATGGAGATACAACTACTACTTTTGCAGGCAGTTTAGCAGCTTTCTATAATGAAGTTGCGATAGGGCATGTTGAAGCAGGGTTGAGAACTTGGAATAAGTATTCTCCATTTCCGGAAGAAATGAATCGACAAATGACGGGGGTCCTTGCTGATTTACACTTCTCACCAACTGAACAGTCTAAACATAATTTACTTCAGGAAAATAAAAAAGACGACTCAATTGCTGTGACAGGTAATACAGCTATCGATGCGTTGTCTACTACGGTAACTGATGAGTATGAAAGTGAAATCATCAAACGCCATGAAGGCAAACGCATCGTGTTGTTAACTGCACATAGACGAGAAAACATTGGTAAACCGATGGAGAATATCTTTAAAGCAGTACGTCAAATTGTTGATACATTTGAAGATGTTGTCGTTGTTTATCCAATGCACAAAAATCCAAAAGTTAGAAGCATTGCAGATCAAATTTTAAGTGGTCATGATCGTATAGAGTTGATTGAACCTTTAGAAGTAATTGACTTCCATAACTTTGCTGCTAATTCACATCTGATCTTAACTGATTCAGGTGGTGTTCAAGAAGAAGCACCATCATTAGGTAAACCTGTATTAGTATTGAGAGATACGACAGAACGTCCTGAAGGTGTTGAAGCTGGAACGCTTAAATTAGTAGGTATCGAGGAAGATGTTATTTATAAAGAAACAGAAGCATTATTAAATGATCAAGCTTTATATGAAAAAATGAGTGTCGCACAAAATCCTTATGGCGACGGATTAGCATCAAAAAGAATTTGTGAAAATATTAAATATTATTTTGGTATTACAGAGGAAGAACCAGCACCTTTTAAAACAAAATAA
- a CDS encoding ATP synthase subunit I, producing the protein MFDIKGFFKSYLQYFIFFIIILVVVYFYLQHEFVLGLIIGTIASAVNLFSWEVYLNRAKNAESLHLSTGNWVRYLVTIVACCFWLKYPLIVDIIGILIGLMIAYVLIMLRTIQSLD; encoded by the coding sequence ATGTTTGATATTAAGGGCTTTTTTAAGTCATATTTACAGTATTTTATTTTCTTTATTATTATTTTAGTCGTGGTGTATTTTTACTTACAACATGAATTTGTATTAGGACTGATAATAGGTACGATTGCCTCAGCTGTTAACCTTTTTTCATGGGAGGTTTACCTTAATCGTGCGAAAAATGCTGAATCACTACATTTATCGACAGGAAACTGGGTAAGATATCTTGTAACAATCGTTGCATGCTGTTTTTGGCTGAAGTATCCATTAATCGTTGATATTATCGGGATTTTAATAGGATTAATGATTGCATACGTACTTATTATGCTAAGAACTATTCAAAGTCTTGATTAA
- the atpB gene encoding F0F1 ATP synthase subunit A has protein sequence MEHESPLWSINIGGFDLVFNLSSMLMLLISAIIVFAIAVFCTRNLKIRPTGAQNFIEWVFDFVKGIIQSNMAWKDGGRFHFLAVTLIFFIFVSNMLGLPFSIVVGHTLWWKSPTADPTVTLTLATLMVLLTHYYGVKMRGTGAYLKSFVQPVAFMVPFKIVEEFASTLTLGLRLYGNIFAGEVLLGLLSTLAAGSVLGAFGAFLPAIVWQGFSIFIGSIQAYIFVMLSMVYMSHKVADDH, from the coding sequence ATGGAACACGAGTCACCTTTGTGGTCCATCAATATTGGAGGATTCGATTTAGTCTTTAATCTTTCAAGTATGTTAATGTTGCTTATTTCAGCAATTATCGTATTTGCGATAGCTGTCTTTTGTACAAGAAACCTCAAAATCAGACCAACAGGTGCTCAGAACTTTATTGAGTGGGTATTTGATTTTGTTAAGGGCATTATACAAAGTAACATGGCTTGGAAGGATGGAGGAAGATTTCATTTCTTAGCAGTAACATTAATATTCTTTATTTTTGTATCAAACATGTTAGGATTACCTTTCTCAATCGTTGTTGGACATACATTATGGTGGAAATCACCTACAGCAGATCCAACCGTAACATTGACGTTAGCAACGTTAATGGTTCTATTAACGCATTATTACGGTGTTAAAATGCGTGGTACTGGCGCATACTTGAAATCATTCGTGCAACCTGTTGCATTTATGGTGCCATTCAAAATCGTTGAAGAATTTGCATCAACATTAACGCTTGGTCTGCGTTTATATGGGAATATATTTGCAGGGGAAGTTTTACTAGGTTTATTAAGTACTTTAGCAGCAGGAAGTGTACTTGGCGCTTTCGGTGCGTTTTTACCAGCGATCGTATGGCAAGGATTCTCAATATTTATTGGTTCAATTCAAGCCTACATATTCGTAATGTTATCAATGGTTTACATGTCCCATAAAGTGGCAGACGATCATTAA
- the atpE gene encoding F0F1 ATP synthase subunit C has protein sequence MSLGVIAAAIAIGLAALGAGIGNGLIVSRTVEGVARQPEARGPLMTIMFIGVGLVEALPIIAVVVAFMVMNK, from the coding sequence ATGAGTTTAGGTGTAATAGCAGCAGCAATCGCAATCGGTTTAGCAGCATTAGGAGCAGGTATTGGTAACGGTCTTATCGTTTCAAGAACAGTTGAAGGTGTTGCACGTCAACCAGAAGCACGTGGTCCATTAATGACAATTATGTTCATCGGTGTTGGTTTAGTCGAAGCACTTCCTATCATTGCAGTAGTAGTAGCATTCATGGTAATGAATAAATAA
- a CDS encoding F0F1 ATP synthase subunit B, which yields MAVDQNVLVLGATGGGGVEWGTVIFTFITFVVLLALLKKYAWGPLKSIMDDRAHAINKDIDDAHEAKVNAKKLEEENKDLLRKTQEEVQTILDDAKHQAKVQQEQIISDANVKANGLVQSAQAEIQQEKQKAISDINERVSELSVLIASKVINKEISEKEQKDLVDKYIKEAGDK from the coding sequence TTGGCAGTGGATCAAAACGTATTAGTTTTAGGCGCTACAGGTGGCGGTGGTGTTGAATGGGGAACAGTAATTTTCACGTTCATCACATTTGTCGTTCTGTTAGCTTTATTAAAAAAATATGCTTGGGGACCATTAAAATCTATTATGGATGATCGTGCACACGCGATTAACAAAGATATAGATGATGCTCACGAAGCGAAAGTAAATGCTAAAAAATTAGAAGAAGAAAATAAAGATTTACTTAGAAAAACTCAAGAAGAAGTACAAACGATTCTTGACGATGCTAAACATCAAGCTAAAGTACAACAAGAACAAATCATTAGTGATGCAAATGTTAAAGCAAATGGATTAGTTCAGTCTGCACAAGCTGAAATACAACAAGAAAAACAAAAAGCAATTTCAGATATCAATGAAAGAGTTTCTGAGCTATCAGTATTAATTGCTTCTAAAGTTATTAATAAAGAAATTTCTGAGAAAGAACAAAAAGACCTTGTTGATAAATACATTAAAGAGGCAGGGGATAAATAA
- a CDS encoding F0F1 ATP synthase subunit delta: MANISQKYAQALYDVAAKQNVTDEISQELTELSTVAKDHLKDLKAIDSNPKLAQNERQTFVETVFKGTSKPLLNTLFLLANNSKLALLPEVNEAYRNIYNNVHQQDLMKVESVYPLSDEELDEIGKAFIKRTGLKKLILDNQINESLIGGIRVTIGTKVYDGSVQNDLNQLTKSFKQMK; the protein is encoded by the coding sequence ATGGCGAACATAAGTCAAAAATATGCCCAAGCTTTATATGATGTAGCAGCAAAGCAAAATGTTACAGATGAAATTTCACAAGAGTTAACGGAATTATCAACAGTTGCTAAGGATCATTTGAAAGATTTAAAAGCAATTGATAGTAATCCAAAGTTAGCTCAAAATGAAAGACAAACATTTGTTGAAACAGTGTTCAAGGGGACATCTAAACCATTATTAAATACGTTATTCTTATTAGCAAACAACAGTAAACTTGCATTATTACCTGAGGTTAATGAAGCGTATAGGAATATATATAATAATGTACATCAACAAGATTTAATGAAAGTTGAATCTGTTTATCCATTATCTGATGAAGAGTTAGATGAAATAGGTAAAGCTTTTATTAAAAGAACCGGTTTGAAGAAATTAATATTAGACAATCAAATAAATGAATCATTAATTGGTGGCATTCGTGTGACTATAGGTACTAAAGTGTACGATGGTTCAGTTCAGAATGACTTAAATCAATTAACAAAATCATTTAAACAAATGAAATAA